A region from the Linepithema humile isolate Giens D197 chromosome 1, Lhum_UNIL_v1.0, whole genome shotgun sequence genome encodes:
- the LOC105671060 gene encoding uncharacterized protein isoform X3: MRNGFTDIPVASADSSTDAIWLEKNSPSRMASERVSLSEQLNETYSFINSFTFDKVVVKQERPDEAEIRELAAKMVEANKAKMLANMPVAQQQQQQQQQQQQRPQCLLPQSNFHGILGYLNKRPTDGPSVPKSPSTSSLESKVPSPDDDSQRGRFGWTSFDDCHIPYILRSGEKYCAVRILESKLLNKYLSYLHSDIYSCTCIRSYYITEAESKLFNEINAKHCENQFGRDAFTCKDLVVRLSDAKEFYTFLDVCYTKLTAGTNPNVTSGRKAEKCGFIRINKESVVPYTVKDGLQYVPLFYFEGETENLKLKAEKLEGWDLSYLKFCCKVQGIRNELFASETCSVISLSDIKSYFPPGTGFEDYWPTKVMDSQLLVNSNGGGSGGGWTKQPPTPPAAKPAVQNASKIVPPMNARAAPMSTIIQRGVVNAPPPSMPRIGQPRPVATTHPSHSSPSGLATGRSNIVSQSMLNNVQGVVANGWSGLVGGQPTFQTALTPQANSLIRATQSMHNQMSITPKSYSQQSRSRANNSGTAAQYPGITMRSIAEAEPPPPLVRATVHSNQPNLGVTTTYTTPTLGVPNAVTANTYPQMLGLSQVQDQVQALMPAPTPASNLLHSQRHTPFVHNTSHTSHTKYPPPLIPVNGSSGSGGGGSSSRDSRGRKSLISIPDTQMSSCHVQPYQIQKALVDEKMVPCINLKPYMYTELLMTLPDFVSSFFPACNIENCRQVLTDVLHIDLYQGNRLQMKMLMEAGKCSSLTEELPLIQVRNVLKFMPQFKYMFNSGDMVMPSPVHSSEDHIAKKRQRTS, from the exons ATGAGGAACGGCTTTACGGATATACCGGTCGCGAGTGCTGACAGTAGCACGGACGCCATATGGCTCGAGAAAAACAGTCCGTCGCGGATGGCATCCGAGCGAGTATCGCTTAGTGAACAGCTAAATGAAACATATTCGTTCATTAATTCATTCA cTTTCGATAAAGTCGTCGTCAAACAAGAACGTCCAGATGAAGCGGAGATCCGTGAATTGGCTGCCAAAATGGTGGAAGCAAACAAGGCGAAAATGTTAGCCAATATGCCTGTAgcgcaacagcaacagcaacaacaacagcaacaacaacagaGGCCGCAATGTCTTCTACCACAATCTAATTTTCACGGTATCCTCGGGTATTTGAACAAACGGCCAACCGACGGACCGTCCGTGCCGAAATCGCCATCGACGAGTAGTTTGGAAAGCAAGGTACCGTCGCCCGACGACGACAGTCAAAGGGGACGATTCGGCTGGACGAGCTTCGACGATTGTCACATACCTTATATACTACGCTCCGGCGAAAAGTATTGCGCCGTACGCATTCTAGAGTCTAAGCTTCTCAACAAGTACCTGAGCTATCTGCATTCGGACATCTATAGTTGTACGTGTATCAGAAGTTATTACATTACGGAAGCCGAGAGCAAACTGTTTAACGAGATCAACGCTAAGCATTGCGAGAATCAGTTCGGAAGGGACGCGTTCACGTGTAAAGACTTGGTGGTACGACTCTCGGACGCGAAAGAGTTTTATACGTTTCTCGATGTGTGTTATACGAAACTGACCGCCGGTACCAATCCGAATGTGACGAGCGGACGTAAGGCGGAGAAATGCGGTTTTATACGGATAAACAAAGAGTCTGTGGTTCCTTATACGGTGAAGGACGGTCTGCAATACGTGCCGCTGTTCTACTTCGAGGGTGAAACGGAAAATCTTAAGCTGAAGGCGGAGAAGCTCGAGGGCTGGGATCTCTCGTATCTGAAGTTCTGCTGCAAAGTACAGGGTATACGTAATGAATTGTTCGCTAGTGAAACGTGCTCGGTGATTAGTTTGAGTGATATTAAGAGTTACTTTCCACCGGGCACCGGCTTCGAGGACTATTGGCCGACGAAAGTTATGGATTCGCAATTACTGGTGAACAGTAACGGCGGCGGTAGCGGCGGCGGATGGACGAAACAGCCGCCCACACCGCCGGCAGCTAAGCCTGCTGTGCAAAACGCGAGTAAGATCGTACCTCCAATGAACGCGCGCGCTGCACCGATGTCCACTATAATACAACGGGGCGTCGTGAACGCGCCACCGCCTTCGATGCCGCGAATAGGGCAACCGAGGCCTGTCGCAACGACACACCCCTCGCATTCTTCTCCATCGGGACTTGCCACCGGTAGGTCCAACATAGTGTCCCAATCTATGCTGAACAATGTTCAAGGTGTAGTCGCCAATGGCTGGTCAGGCCTCGTCGGTGGTCAACCCACCTTCCAAACGGCACTCACTCCGCAGGCTAATTCCCTCATACGTGCAACTCAGAGTATGCACAAC CAAATGTCTATTACTCCTAAAAGCTATTCCCAGCAATCTAGAAGTAGAGCAAACAATAGTGGAACAGCAGCTCAATATCCTGGAATAACCATGCGAAGTATTGCTGAAGCTGAACCACCACCGCCTCTTGTTAGAGCAACTGTTCACTCCAATCAACCCAACCTCGG gGTGACAACTACATATACAACACCTACATTAGGCGTGCCTAATGCAGTTACAGCAAATACATATCCACAGATGCTTGGCTTAAGTCAAGTCCAAGACCAAGTCCAAGCTTTGATGCCAGCACCTACCCCggcatcaaatttattacattcgCAAAGGCACACACCATTTGTACACAATACGTCTCATACGTCTCATACGAAATATCCACCTCCTTTAATACCAGTTAACGGTAGTAGCGGtagcggcggtggcggcagcAGCTCCAG aGATTCCCGAGGGAGGAAGTCGTTAATATCAATACCAGATACGCAAATGTCGTCTTGTCACGTGCAACCGTACCAAATTCAGAAGGCACTGGTTGACGAGAAGATGGTACCCTGCATCAATCTGAAACCTTACATGTATACCGAGTTGCTGATGACGCTTCCCGATTTCGTCTCCAGCTTCTTTCCCGCCTGCAACATCGAGAATTGTAGACAAGTCCTGACAGATGTTCTACATATAGACCTGTATCAAGGAAATAG ACTACAAATGAAGATGTTAATGGAAGCAGGCAAGTGTTCTTCGCTAACTGAAGAGCTGCCTTTAATACAAGTTAGGAATGTACTAAAGTTCATGCCacaattcaaatatatgttCAATAGTGGAGACATGGTTATGCCATCCCCAGTTCATTCGTCAGAAGATCACATCGCCAAAAAGCGCCAACGCACCAGCTAG
- the LOC105671060 gene encoding uncharacterized protein isoform X1 → MRNGFTDIPVASADSSTDAIWLEKNSPSRMASERVSLSEQLNETYSFINSFTFDKVVVKQERPDEAEIRELAAKMVEANKAKMLANMPVAQQQQQQQQQQQQRPQCLLPQSNFHGILGYLNKRPTDGPSVPKSPSTSSLESKVPSPDDDSQRGRFGWTSFDDCHIPYILRSGEKYCAVRILESKLLNKYLSYLHSDIYSCTCIRSYYITEAESKLFNEINAKHCENQFGRDAFTCKDLVVRLSDAKEFYTFLDVCYTKLTAGTNPNVTSGRKAEKCGFIRINKESVVPYTVKDGLQYVPLFYFEGETENLKLKAEKLEGWDLSYLKFCCKVQGIRNELFASETCSVISLSDIKSYFPPGTGFEDYWPTKVMDSQLLVNSNGGGSGGGWTKQPPTPPAAKPAVQNASKIVPPMNARAAPMSTIIQRGVVNAPPPSMPRIGQPRPVATTHPSHSSPSGLATGRSNIVSQSMLNNVQGVVANGWSGLVGGQPTFQTALTPQANSLIRATQSMHNQMSITPKSYSQQSRSRANNSGTAAQYPGITMRSIAEAEPPPPLVRATVHSNQPNLGYPTYGKDDWVTTTYTTPTLGVPNAVTANTYPQMLGLSQVQDQVQALMPAPTPASNLLHSQRHTPFVHNTSHTSHTKYPPPLIPVNGSSGSGGGGSSSRDSRGRKSLISIPDTQMSSCHVQPYQIQKALVDEKMVPCINLKPYMYTELLMTLPDFVSSFFPACNIENCRQVLTDVLHIDLYQGNRLQMKMLMEAGKCSSLTEELPLIQVRNVLKFMPQFKYMFNSGDMVMPSPVHSSEDHIAKKRQRTS, encoded by the exons ATGAGGAACGGCTTTACGGATATACCGGTCGCGAGTGCTGACAGTAGCACGGACGCCATATGGCTCGAGAAAAACAGTCCGTCGCGGATGGCATCCGAGCGAGTATCGCTTAGTGAACAGCTAAATGAAACATATTCGTTCATTAATTCATTCA cTTTCGATAAAGTCGTCGTCAAACAAGAACGTCCAGATGAAGCGGAGATCCGTGAATTGGCTGCCAAAATGGTGGAAGCAAACAAGGCGAAAATGTTAGCCAATATGCCTGTAgcgcaacagcaacagcaacaacaacagcaacaacaacagaGGCCGCAATGTCTTCTACCACAATCTAATTTTCACGGTATCCTCGGGTATTTGAACAAACGGCCAACCGACGGACCGTCCGTGCCGAAATCGCCATCGACGAGTAGTTTGGAAAGCAAGGTACCGTCGCCCGACGACGACAGTCAAAGGGGACGATTCGGCTGGACGAGCTTCGACGATTGTCACATACCTTATATACTACGCTCCGGCGAAAAGTATTGCGCCGTACGCATTCTAGAGTCTAAGCTTCTCAACAAGTACCTGAGCTATCTGCATTCGGACATCTATAGTTGTACGTGTATCAGAAGTTATTACATTACGGAAGCCGAGAGCAAACTGTTTAACGAGATCAACGCTAAGCATTGCGAGAATCAGTTCGGAAGGGACGCGTTCACGTGTAAAGACTTGGTGGTACGACTCTCGGACGCGAAAGAGTTTTATACGTTTCTCGATGTGTGTTATACGAAACTGACCGCCGGTACCAATCCGAATGTGACGAGCGGACGTAAGGCGGAGAAATGCGGTTTTATACGGATAAACAAAGAGTCTGTGGTTCCTTATACGGTGAAGGACGGTCTGCAATACGTGCCGCTGTTCTACTTCGAGGGTGAAACGGAAAATCTTAAGCTGAAGGCGGAGAAGCTCGAGGGCTGGGATCTCTCGTATCTGAAGTTCTGCTGCAAAGTACAGGGTATACGTAATGAATTGTTCGCTAGTGAAACGTGCTCGGTGATTAGTTTGAGTGATATTAAGAGTTACTTTCCACCGGGCACCGGCTTCGAGGACTATTGGCCGACGAAAGTTATGGATTCGCAATTACTGGTGAACAGTAACGGCGGCGGTAGCGGCGGCGGATGGACGAAACAGCCGCCCACACCGCCGGCAGCTAAGCCTGCTGTGCAAAACGCGAGTAAGATCGTACCTCCAATGAACGCGCGCGCTGCACCGATGTCCACTATAATACAACGGGGCGTCGTGAACGCGCCACCGCCTTCGATGCCGCGAATAGGGCAACCGAGGCCTGTCGCAACGACACACCCCTCGCATTCTTCTCCATCGGGACTTGCCACCGGTAGGTCCAACATAGTGTCCCAATCTATGCTGAACAATGTTCAAGGTGTAGTCGCCAATGGCTGGTCAGGCCTCGTCGGTGGTCAACCCACCTTCCAAACGGCACTCACTCCGCAGGCTAATTCCCTCATACGTGCAACTCAGAGTATGCACAAC CAAATGTCTATTACTCCTAAAAGCTATTCCCAGCAATCTAGAAGTAGAGCAAACAATAGTGGAACAGCAGCTCAATATCCTGGAATAACCATGCGAAGTATTGCTGAAGCTGAACCACCACCGCCTCTTGTTAGAGCAACTGTTCACTCCAATCAACCCAACCTCGG ttATCCCACCTATGGGAAGGATGACTG gGTGACAACTACATATACAACACCTACATTAGGCGTGCCTAATGCAGTTACAGCAAATACATATCCACAGATGCTTGGCTTAAGTCAAGTCCAAGACCAAGTCCAAGCTTTGATGCCAGCACCTACCCCggcatcaaatttattacattcgCAAAGGCACACACCATTTGTACACAATACGTCTCATACGTCTCATACGAAATATCCACCTCCTTTAATACCAGTTAACGGTAGTAGCGGtagcggcggtggcggcagcAGCTCCAG aGATTCCCGAGGGAGGAAGTCGTTAATATCAATACCAGATACGCAAATGTCGTCTTGTCACGTGCAACCGTACCAAATTCAGAAGGCACTGGTTGACGAGAAGATGGTACCCTGCATCAATCTGAAACCTTACATGTATACCGAGTTGCTGATGACGCTTCCCGATTTCGTCTCCAGCTTCTTTCCCGCCTGCAACATCGAGAATTGTAGACAAGTCCTGACAGATGTTCTACATATAGACCTGTATCAAGGAAATAG ACTACAAATGAAGATGTTAATGGAAGCAGGCAAGTGTTCTTCGCTAACTGAAGAGCTGCCTTTAATACAAGTTAGGAATGTACTAAAGTTCATGCCacaattcaaatatatgttCAATAGTGGAGACATGGTTATGCCATCCCCAGTTCATTCGTCAGAAGATCACATCGCCAAAAAGCGCCAACGCACCAGCTAG
- the LOC105671060 gene encoding uncharacterized protein isoform X2 produces the protein MMMMRVFRATWYNRVGTQSETSSSCSSGESVKATRVENCLEGQQLSPFDKVVVKQERPDEAEIRELAAKMVEANKAKMLANMPVAQQQQQQQQQQQQRPQCLLPQSNFHGILGYLNKRPTDGPSVPKSPSTSSLESKVPSPDDDSQRGRFGWTSFDDCHIPYILRSGEKYCAVRILESKLLNKYLSYLHSDIYSCTCIRSYYITEAESKLFNEINAKHCENQFGRDAFTCKDLVVRLSDAKEFYTFLDVCYTKLTAGTNPNVTSGRKAEKCGFIRINKESVVPYTVKDGLQYVPLFYFEGETENLKLKAEKLEGWDLSYLKFCCKVQGIRNELFASETCSVISLSDIKSYFPPGTGFEDYWPTKVMDSQLLVNSNGGGSGGGWTKQPPTPPAAKPAVQNASKIVPPMNARAAPMSTIIQRGVVNAPPPSMPRIGQPRPVATTHPSHSSPSGLATGRSNIVSQSMLNNVQGVVANGWSGLVGGQPTFQTALTPQANSLIRATQSMHNQMSITPKSYSQQSRSRANNSGTAAQYPGITMRSIAEAEPPPPLVRATVHSNQPNLGYPTYGKDDWVTTTYTTPTLGVPNAVTANTYPQMLGLSQVQDQVQALMPAPTPASNLLHSQRHTPFVHNTSHTSHTKYPPPLIPVNGSSGSGGGGSSSRDSRGRKSLISIPDTQMSSCHVQPYQIQKALVDEKMVPCINLKPYMYTELLMTLPDFVSSFFPACNIENCRQVLTDVLHIDLYQGNRLQMKMLMEAGKCSSLTEELPLIQVRNVLKFMPQFKYMFNSGDMVMPSPVHSSEDHIAKKRQRTS, from the exons atGATGATGATGAGAGTCTTTCGCGCCACCTGGTATAATCGTGTCGGCACACAAAGTGAAACGTCGTCATCGTGCTCATCAGGGGAAAGCGTGAAAGCTACGAGAGTCGAAAACTGCTTAGAGGGACAACAACTTTCCC cTTTCGATAAAGTCGTCGTCAAACAAGAACGTCCAGATGAAGCGGAGATCCGTGAATTGGCTGCCAAAATGGTGGAAGCAAACAAGGCGAAAATGTTAGCCAATATGCCTGTAgcgcaacagcaacagcaacaacaacagcaacaacaacagaGGCCGCAATGTCTTCTACCACAATCTAATTTTCACGGTATCCTCGGGTATTTGAACAAACGGCCAACCGACGGACCGTCCGTGCCGAAATCGCCATCGACGAGTAGTTTGGAAAGCAAGGTACCGTCGCCCGACGACGACAGTCAAAGGGGACGATTCGGCTGGACGAGCTTCGACGATTGTCACATACCTTATATACTACGCTCCGGCGAAAAGTATTGCGCCGTACGCATTCTAGAGTCTAAGCTTCTCAACAAGTACCTGAGCTATCTGCATTCGGACATCTATAGTTGTACGTGTATCAGAAGTTATTACATTACGGAAGCCGAGAGCAAACTGTTTAACGAGATCAACGCTAAGCATTGCGAGAATCAGTTCGGAAGGGACGCGTTCACGTGTAAAGACTTGGTGGTACGACTCTCGGACGCGAAAGAGTTTTATACGTTTCTCGATGTGTGTTATACGAAACTGACCGCCGGTACCAATCCGAATGTGACGAGCGGACGTAAGGCGGAGAAATGCGGTTTTATACGGATAAACAAAGAGTCTGTGGTTCCTTATACGGTGAAGGACGGTCTGCAATACGTGCCGCTGTTCTACTTCGAGGGTGAAACGGAAAATCTTAAGCTGAAGGCGGAGAAGCTCGAGGGCTGGGATCTCTCGTATCTGAAGTTCTGCTGCAAAGTACAGGGTATACGTAATGAATTGTTCGCTAGTGAAACGTGCTCGGTGATTAGTTTGAGTGATATTAAGAGTTACTTTCCACCGGGCACCGGCTTCGAGGACTATTGGCCGACGAAAGTTATGGATTCGCAATTACTGGTGAACAGTAACGGCGGCGGTAGCGGCGGCGGATGGACGAAACAGCCGCCCACACCGCCGGCAGCTAAGCCTGCTGTGCAAAACGCGAGTAAGATCGTACCTCCAATGAACGCGCGCGCTGCACCGATGTCCACTATAATACAACGGGGCGTCGTGAACGCGCCACCGCCTTCGATGCCGCGAATAGGGCAACCGAGGCCTGTCGCAACGACACACCCCTCGCATTCTTCTCCATCGGGACTTGCCACCGGTAGGTCCAACATAGTGTCCCAATCTATGCTGAACAATGTTCAAGGTGTAGTCGCCAATGGCTGGTCAGGCCTCGTCGGTGGTCAACCCACCTTCCAAACGGCACTCACTCCGCAGGCTAATTCCCTCATACGTGCAACTCAGAGTATGCACAAC CAAATGTCTATTACTCCTAAAAGCTATTCCCAGCAATCTAGAAGTAGAGCAAACAATAGTGGAACAGCAGCTCAATATCCTGGAATAACCATGCGAAGTATTGCTGAAGCTGAACCACCACCGCCTCTTGTTAGAGCAACTGTTCACTCCAATCAACCCAACCTCGG ttATCCCACCTATGGGAAGGATGACTG gGTGACAACTACATATACAACACCTACATTAGGCGTGCCTAATGCAGTTACAGCAAATACATATCCACAGATGCTTGGCTTAAGTCAAGTCCAAGACCAAGTCCAAGCTTTGATGCCAGCACCTACCCCggcatcaaatttattacattcgCAAAGGCACACACCATTTGTACACAATACGTCTCATACGTCTCATACGAAATATCCACCTCCTTTAATACCAGTTAACGGTAGTAGCGGtagcggcggtggcggcagcAGCTCCAG aGATTCCCGAGGGAGGAAGTCGTTAATATCAATACCAGATACGCAAATGTCGTCTTGTCACGTGCAACCGTACCAAATTCAGAAGGCACTGGTTGACGAGAAGATGGTACCCTGCATCAATCTGAAACCTTACATGTATACCGAGTTGCTGATGACGCTTCCCGATTTCGTCTCCAGCTTCTTTCCCGCCTGCAACATCGAGAATTGTAGACAAGTCCTGACAGATGTTCTACATATAGACCTGTATCAAGGAAATAG ACTACAAATGAAGATGTTAATGGAAGCAGGCAAGTGTTCTTCGCTAACTGAAGAGCTGCCTTTAATACAAGTTAGGAATGTACTAAAGTTCATGCCacaattcaaatatatgttCAATAGTGGAGACATGGTTATGCCATCCCCAGTTCATTCGTCAGAAGATCACATCGCCAAAAAGCGCCAACGCACCAGCTAG
- the LOC105671060 gene encoding uncharacterized protein isoform X6 produces MALSSFESVAISGNAPMVRRAPTPGREASFDKVVVKQERPDEAEIRELAAKMVEANKAKMLANMPVAQQQQQQQQQQQQRPQCLLPQSNFHGILGYLNKRPTDGPSVPKSPSTSSLESKVPSPDDDSQRGRFGWTSFDDCHIPYILRSGEKYCAVRILESKLLNKYLSYLHSDIYSCTCIRSYYITEAESKLFNEINAKHCENQFGRDAFTCKDLVVRLSDAKEFYTFLDVCYTKLTAGTNPNVTSGRKAEKCGFIRINKESVVPYTVKDGLQYVPLFYFEGETENLKLKAEKLEGWDLSYLKFCCKVQGIRNELFASETCSVISLSDIKSYFPPGTGFEDYWPTKVMDSQLLVNSNGGGSGGGWTKQPPTPPAAKPAVQNASKIVPPMNARAAPMSTIIQRGVVNAPPPSMPRIGQPRPVATTHPSHSSPSGLATGRSNIVSQSMLNNVQGVVANGWSGLVGGQPTFQTALTPQANSLIRATQSMHNQMSITPKSYSQQSRSRANNSGTAAQYPGITMRSIAEAEPPPPLVRATVHSNQPNLGYPTYGKDDWVTTTYTTPTLGVPNAVTANTYPQMLGLSQVQDQVQALMPAPTPASNLLHSQRHTPFVHNTSHTSHTKYPPPLIPVNGSSGSGGGGSSSRDSRGRKSLISIPDTQMSSCHVQPYQIQKALVDEKMVPCINLKPYMYTELLMTLPDFVSSFFPACNIENCRQVLTDVLHIDLYQGNRLQMKMLMEAGKCSSLTEELPLIQVRNVLKFMPQFKYMFNSGDMVMPSPVHSSEDHIAKKRQRTS; encoded by the exons ATGGCGCTGTCCTCTTTCGAGAGCGTCGCGATCTCTGGGAATGCTCCGATGGTCCGCAGAGCTCCTACGCCCGGACGAGAAGCAT cTTTCGATAAAGTCGTCGTCAAACAAGAACGTCCAGATGAAGCGGAGATCCGTGAATTGGCTGCCAAAATGGTGGAAGCAAACAAGGCGAAAATGTTAGCCAATATGCCTGTAgcgcaacagcaacagcaacaacaacagcaacaacaacagaGGCCGCAATGTCTTCTACCACAATCTAATTTTCACGGTATCCTCGGGTATTTGAACAAACGGCCAACCGACGGACCGTCCGTGCCGAAATCGCCATCGACGAGTAGTTTGGAAAGCAAGGTACCGTCGCCCGACGACGACAGTCAAAGGGGACGATTCGGCTGGACGAGCTTCGACGATTGTCACATACCTTATATACTACGCTCCGGCGAAAAGTATTGCGCCGTACGCATTCTAGAGTCTAAGCTTCTCAACAAGTACCTGAGCTATCTGCATTCGGACATCTATAGTTGTACGTGTATCAGAAGTTATTACATTACGGAAGCCGAGAGCAAACTGTTTAACGAGATCAACGCTAAGCATTGCGAGAATCAGTTCGGAAGGGACGCGTTCACGTGTAAAGACTTGGTGGTACGACTCTCGGACGCGAAAGAGTTTTATACGTTTCTCGATGTGTGTTATACGAAACTGACCGCCGGTACCAATCCGAATGTGACGAGCGGACGTAAGGCGGAGAAATGCGGTTTTATACGGATAAACAAAGAGTCTGTGGTTCCTTATACGGTGAAGGACGGTCTGCAATACGTGCCGCTGTTCTACTTCGAGGGTGAAACGGAAAATCTTAAGCTGAAGGCGGAGAAGCTCGAGGGCTGGGATCTCTCGTATCTGAAGTTCTGCTGCAAAGTACAGGGTATACGTAATGAATTGTTCGCTAGTGAAACGTGCTCGGTGATTAGTTTGAGTGATATTAAGAGTTACTTTCCACCGGGCACCGGCTTCGAGGACTATTGGCCGACGAAAGTTATGGATTCGCAATTACTGGTGAACAGTAACGGCGGCGGTAGCGGCGGCGGATGGACGAAACAGCCGCCCACACCGCCGGCAGCTAAGCCTGCTGTGCAAAACGCGAGTAAGATCGTACCTCCAATGAACGCGCGCGCTGCACCGATGTCCACTATAATACAACGGGGCGTCGTGAACGCGCCACCGCCTTCGATGCCGCGAATAGGGCAACCGAGGCCTGTCGCAACGACACACCCCTCGCATTCTTCTCCATCGGGACTTGCCACCGGTAGGTCCAACATAGTGTCCCAATCTATGCTGAACAATGTTCAAGGTGTAGTCGCCAATGGCTGGTCAGGCCTCGTCGGTGGTCAACCCACCTTCCAAACGGCACTCACTCCGCAGGCTAATTCCCTCATACGTGCAACTCAGAGTATGCACAAC CAAATGTCTATTACTCCTAAAAGCTATTCCCAGCAATCTAGAAGTAGAGCAAACAATAGTGGAACAGCAGCTCAATATCCTGGAATAACCATGCGAAGTATTGCTGAAGCTGAACCACCACCGCCTCTTGTTAGAGCAACTGTTCACTCCAATCAACCCAACCTCGG ttATCCCACCTATGGGAAGGATGACTG gGTGACAACTACATATACAACACCTACATTAGGCGTGCCTAATGCAGTTACAGCAAATACATATCCACAGATGCTTGGCTTAAGTCAAGTCCAAGACCAAGTCCAAGCTTTGATGCCAGCACCTACCCCggcatcaaatttattacattcgCAAAGGCACACACCATTTGTACACAATACGTCTCATACGTCTCATACGAAATATCCACCTCCTTTAATACCAGTTAACGGTAGTAGCGGtagcggcggtggcggcagcAGCTCCAG aGATTCCCGAGGGAGGAAGTCGTTAATATCAATACCAGATACGCAAATGTCGTCTTGTCACGTGCAACCGTACCAAATTCAGAAGGCACTGGTTGACGAGAAGATGGTACCCTGCATCAATCTGAAACCTTACATGTATACCGAGTTGCTGATGACGCTTCCCGATTTCGTCTCCAGCTTCTTTCCCGCCTGCAACATCGAGAATTGTAGACAAGTCCTGACAGATGTTCTACATATAGACCTGTATCAAGGAAATAG ACTACAAATGAAGATGTTAATGGAAGCAGGCAAGTGTTCTTCGCTAACTGAAGAGCTGCCTTTAATACAAGTTAGGAATGTACTAAAGTTCATGCCacaattcaaatatatgttCAATAGTGGAGACATGGTTATGCCATCCCCAGTTCATTCGTCAGAAGATCACATCGCCAAAAAGCGCCAACGCACCAGCTAG